AGTGCCAGAAGTTCAGCAATGTTCCCAGACAAAGCCCCAGCCTGCCAGCGTCAGTATTGTCTCCAATCCCATTTGCCGTTTGGGGCATAGATATCATGGGTCCCTTTCCTCGGGCAAAAGGCGACCTCCGCTATGTCCTGGTAGCCATTGATTATATGACAAAGCGGGAAGAAGCTAAAGCCATGAGGATGATCAAtcaataaaatttatatcaaatttATGGATGCAATCGtcatgaggttcgggatcccggTAATTCTAGTCTCCGACAATGGGCCACAATTCGCCGGGTCCGATTTTGAAGCATATTTGAAAGAGCTTGAAATCAAGCACAAAAGGGCATCGGTTGCGCATCTTCAGGGAAATGGACAGGTCGAAGTAACTAATAGAACCATACTCCGGGGCCTGGAAAAAAGGCTGGAAGAGTCCAAGTAAACTTGGCCAGATGAGCTTCCGAAAGTCCTGTGGTCCTACAGAACCACCCCCAGGACAGGAACCAACGAAACCCCCTTCAAGCTTGCATACGGCACCGAAGCTCGCATACCAATCGAAACCGGGTCCCCCTCTCACAGGGTCACTAACTTTGACGAGATCTCAAACATCGAAGGACTCAACACCAACCTGGAGCTCCTAGACGAAGTAAGAGATAAGGCCATAAAAAGGATGGAAGGCTACAAAGAAAAGACAAAGCTCTACTTTGCAAAGAAGACAAAAATCAGAGAGTATGAAGCGGGAGATTTGGTACTCGGCACACTGAGGCCTCGGACCCAACCATTCAAGGAAAGATGCAACCCAACTGGGAAGGGCCCTATATTGTTAAGGAAGTGCTCCGCCCAGGAACCTACAAGACAAGCTATCTCGGTGGAACCGAAGTCCCAAATACTTGGCACGGAGCTCGCctaagaaaattctaccagtaAAGGTAGGGCGCACATTCCGGGATCACCTATACTTTTATGCTGTGACAACTTGATGTAAACTTTCATCGTACACCCCGGAATGTATTTTTTGCTTTATTGTGATTTAAATGAAAAACTTCCCTCCGCCGATCTTCTTGAACCTTCCGGCCAAATCCTTGAATTGTTGCGACATAGCGTGATGGAAAGGGTTAAGGAACGGAAGACCTGCACATGGAGCAATGGTTTTAAAAAGAAGCATCAAGGCAAAGATATACATCAAGAAAAAGTACAAGGAAAAAACTACTAATGTAAAGCACTTATAGCCAACATTAAACAATGTTTGGTTATCTAAAAAGGTATCCCGGGTTCACTGAGCACCAAGAGCCACCACAAAATCATACATCTTCACCAGGGCATCTCCACCAAGCCGCTCGGATGGGAACCAGTTATTTTTCAAAGCAGTTTTGTACACAGGCATAAACTCCAGGTCCCAGCCCCGGACGAAGATGAACTCCTGGTGCCAGCCCCGGAGCGAGTTCAACATAAAGTCATGAGCCTTTTTGGCATTGGGAGGGAACCCGCAGCCATCTATGTTAAAGGTAAACTCAAAAAGGGGAGGCAGGGTGGACTTCTTAATCTTAAAAAGGTAGTGGAAAAGCTTGAACGTGGCAAGATACTTTTTTACATGGCACCATGCAAGGAACCAAGAAACCCACTTAACAGAATTCAGGGCCAACTGGGTGAAGGGTATCCCGTAGACATCACATCACAGAGACTTGGTAAATTGGTGAAGGTTGGGCCTCATGCTACGAAGATGCTCTAGAGGAACTGCTACCCAACCACCAATGGGGTGGTGATGAACCCTCTCGTGAGGCTCGGGTCACCTCCACTCCATACCATCCCCGAAGTGGAAAATGACCTTCACTAAATCATCTATCTGCTCAAAGGTATACTCGAAAAGGTCGGGATGACGGGGAGCTGGAACATATTCAGTCCCGGGAGCATTATAGAAAAGTTGATCCATACGAGCCCCATCATAAGGCTCTATGTCCCCGGGCCTATAAGCGGTAGTAAGGTCCCTAAAATAGTAATCATGGGGAGGGCTATTCTCCCGGGCCTGAACAAAATAATGATCTATATCTACCCAGGACCCGTCTCTTCTACCCAAAGTCTGTCCGGGGTTTAAAAGAAAAGTAGGCAACTCCTCAACTACAGGCTGGCGACGGGGAGGCATGTTACCAGGTTCCGAGGAAGAATCACTAGAAAAATTATCGGGCAATCCGAAGTGGGGACGGTCGGGCCTACGCTTAAGGTTAGCTAATTGTTTCACTCTACCCCTCCTAACCATATAACCCCGGAGTCTATGCCAATTCGGGAAGAAAATaggaaaaagaaagaaacaaAGAAGGCTATTCAGAAATAGTTAACATTAGAATCAAAACACCAAAATACGCTATACAACCTATGCATACGCATATACACAAACATTAACATGCAAACACAAAACCAGATTTTCTGCATAAATCGAAACCCCTTTTGTCTCATATATACACAACCAAAAATAAACCCAGTCCTCTACAACATTAATCGCCTTTATGAAAAACAAATTCAAAACTCTAAACAATGGACAACATCGATTCCACATTTAAAACTCCAAAATTCgaaacaacaaaagtaaactAATTCGGATGATGGGACACGCATGCATTCGAAGAACTCAGACTTCAAGTATTCGTTAAACAATCACGAGAAAGAAAAAATTGAAGAAAAAGTTCGAAAACTTACAAGAAAGTAGGAGAAATAGGACGGCTTCAAATAGGAAAGCTCCCAAATTTTCCTTGAAGAAAAGTTGAAGAGAGTGTTTGGTGTTTATAATGGCGTAAAGAAAAATGAAATGGCATGGCAGGAGTATTTATAGGCACGAGCGGAGTAATAACCCACTCAAATGCCACACGATCGTGTCCGTCAGAGTAAGACACGTGGCGCAATCCTAGGCGTCCATAAAGTAACCACCGCAGTTAATGATTACACCACTGTAATTATTTAACAGGCGCGACCTTTGAGGAGAAAAAGGGGGAAAACTGCAGTGTTTCATacacatacatatatgtatacatatattcATACAGGAAGCTCAACCGCCGTCTGACACTCCGAGAAAGGTGCCAAAGTACTACGCACCTGTCGCATCTGCACCCGGGCCTACCCAAACataaccccggggacttgtacctaacaacaccccggggttaggggccacaaatcaaaggaaaaatgaaaaaaaattcCAAGTGGAAAAAGACAGagggcctacccaaacacaaccccgaggacttgtacccaacaacaccctggggttaggggcaacaaatcaaaggaaaaaatgaaaaaaatttcCAAGTGACAAAAGACAGAGGGCCTAgccaaacacaaccccggggactcGTACCTAACAACACCCCGAGGTTAGGGtccacaaatcaaaggaaaaatgaaattttttttttcaagtGACAAAAGACAGAGGGCCTACCCATACACAACCCCAGGGACTTGTACCTAACAGCACCCCGGGGCTAGGGATCATAAATCAAAGGAAAATGCAAGACCTTTTCTGAATCACGCAGTTCATAACACTCGACCGAAAGAAAAGACTACTCCCCCATCCGGGAAAACTCGTATAAGGGAGTGGGAGGTAAATGATAGGCCATGAGTAAATCAAGCCCAAACAAAGAAGCAAAAGCCCAGAAAGAAACCACCCCAGGCCCAAGGTGGGGCGGTCCCCGTTGCCACGTGGCACAGGACAAAAGAGTCAACTATCTCATGTTACCCAAAATGGAACAATTACATCCCAGCCGTCCATATGTAAAGATCCCAAGGCAACACTGATGGAGAAAGGACACCTGACCACACAGTCCATCCAAGCCGTCCACTCACTCACCATCCAAGAATGATCAAAGGCTAAgatgaagaggtacaaaccccaaaaccctaaatcttgggacctataaaaggccccaaaaaGAGGGTTTTAGGGGTTGAAAAACATTTGACCGCTACACACCTATACACACACCACTATACATATTTTGAATAGCTccttcttccctcttcttcttcttaaaGAAACCTCATTTCTTATC
This sequence is a window from Apium graveolens cultivar Ventura chromosome 9, ASM990537v1, whole genome shotgun sequence. Protein-coding genes within it:
- the LOC141685308 gene encoding uncharacterized protein LOC141685308, which translates into the protein MRFGIPVILVSDNGPQFAGSDFEAYLKELEIKHKRASVAHLQGNGQVEVTNRTILRGLEKRLEESKTTPRTGTNETPFKLAYGTEARIPIETGSPSHRVTNFDEISNIEGLNTNLELLDEVRDKAIKRMEGYKEKTKLYFAKKTKIREYEAGDLVLGTLRPRTQPFKERCNPTGKGPILLRKCSAQEPTRQAISVEPKSQILGTELA